One Cricetulus griseus strain 17A/GY chromosome 5, alternate assembly CriGri-PICRH-1.0, whole genome shotgun sequence genomic window carries:
- the Med6 gene encoding mediator of RNA polymerase II transcription subunit 6 — protein sequence MAAVDIRDNLLGISWVDSSWIPILNSGSVLDYFSERSNPFYDRTCNNEVVKMQRLTLEHLNQMVGVEYILLHAQEPILFIIRKQQRQSPAQVIPLADYYIIAGVIYQAPDLGSVINSRVLTAVHGIQSAFDEAMSYCRYHPSKGYWWHFKDHEEQDKVKPKAKRKEEPSSIFQRQRVDALLVDLRQKFPPKFVQQKSGEKPVPVDQTKKEAEPLPETVKSEEKESAKNVQQTVSTKGPPEKRMRLQ from the exons ATGGCGGCGGTAGATATCCGAG ATAATCTGTTGGGAATCTCTTGGGTTGACAGCTCTTGGATTCCCATTTTGAACAGTGGTAGTGTCCTGGATTACTTTTCAGAAAGAAGCAATCCTTTTTATGACAGGACATGTAATAATGAAGTGGTCAAGATGCAGAGGCTAACATTAGAGCACTTGAA TCAGATGGTTGGAGTTGAATACATCCTTTTACATGCTCAAGAGCCCATTCTTTTCATCATTAGAAAGCAACAGCGGCAGTCTCCTGCTCAAG TTATCCCATTGGCTGATTACTATATCATTGCTGGAGTCATCTATCAGGCACCAGACTTGGGATCTGTTATAAACTCCAGAGTG ctTACTGCAGTGCATGGTATTCAGTCAGCTTTTGATGAAGCTATGTCATACTGTCGATATCATCCTTCCAAAGGGTATTGGTGGCACTTTAAAGATCATGAAGAGCAAG ataAAGTCAAACCTAAAGCCAAAAGGAAAGAAGAACCAAGCTCTATTTTTCAGAGACAGCGTGTGGATGCTTTACTTGTTGACCTCAGACAAAAATTCCCACCCAAATTTGTTCAG CAAAAGTCTGGAGAAAAGCCTGTCCCAG TGGATCAGACAAAGAAAGAGGCAGAACCTCTCCCAGAAACTGTGAAATCTGAGGAGAAGGAGAGTGCAAAGAATGTTCAGCAGACTGTGAGCACCAAAGGTCCCCCTGAAAAACGAATGAGACTTCAGTGA
- the LOC100763794 gene encoding disintegrin and metalloproteinase domain-containing protein 21, producing the protein MAPFLRASTWTQVLLGGSLWLSVLWVLLCPVCCSRGPPKWRFATSEVVIPRKVPQRMGGSDMPDQMTYSMRFRGQRHVVHMKLKKNMIPENVPVYTTNDQGAEQEDYPFVPRDCYFYSYLEGVPGSQATLDTCHGGLNGMLQVDDFTYEIKPLASSSKFEHVISLLVMEMSHKSKKCRNEENVAEADESLEETRLSGSPRAAPVYLWRVHVKLLRVHYTMSSSLAKSINNFTASLEMILIINSITDSIYKLSGLTIFTSAIWIWENSDLVNLHDDFGRISENFSVHRLRLYNSIKVSSSVLLTGHIIGDLDYSAPQHGVCKHKLGIVYVHVANRHAFLGATLLAHVLGHSLGLDHDQPGCVCFRRSSCVMNEFPSLMDMMSNCSQAGIHDRIHGWDECLSFDRQQYDNFKYIVPRCGDKRVDENEQCDCGSFKECFLNKCCGINCEFSQDSDCDTGGCCRDCLFITAGSVCRHKLGICDLPEYCDGTSEKCPEDMHIQDGTPCSPLAVCMSGNCSDRNMQCQALFGYEVKDASPICYKELNPKGDRFGNCGMKLQRGGSQPLACQDDGIFCGLLHCDGVIRIPGGGEHTTFHHIKVQGIKEEQCFGYDAHHGTEIPYMGLVVDGATCGPGKYCKQQSCVFHQHLNFKCNVSHCNFRGVCNNKGNCHCVQGWQPPYCEKKGQGGSTDSGPTTLTKDMFRAKIRVHINKVLLVLFTRIALILVSLILGAFTKAIMIVDLRHEHSMIR; encoded by the coding sequence ATGGCCCCCTTCCTCCGGGCATCTACATGGACTCAGGTCCTCCTGGGAGGTTCTCTCTGGCTATCTGTGCTCTGGGTACTGTTGTGCCCTGTCTGCTGTTCCCGTGGTCCACCAAAATGGCGCTTTGCTACCTCTGAAGTTGTGATTCCCAGGAAGGTTCCTCAGAGAATGGGTGGAAGCGATATGCCGGACCAGATGACCTACAGCATGCGCTTCAGGGGACAAAGACACGTGGTCCATATGAAACTCAAGAAGAATATGATTCCTGAAAACGTTCCTGTGTACACTACTAATGACCAAGGAGCCGAGCAGGAAGACTACCCATTTGTTCCCCGAGACTGTTACTTCTACAGCTACCTGGAAGGGGTCCCTGGGTCCCAAGCTACACTAGACACCTGCCATGGAGGTCTGAATGGCATGCTGCAGGTAGATGACTTCACTTATGAAATCAAACCATTGGCATCTTCTTCCAAATTTGAGCATGTAATTTCTCTGCTTGTGATGGAAATGTCACATAAGTCTAAAAAGTGTAGAAATGAAGAGAATGTGGCGGAGGCAGATGAATCCCTTGAAGAGACGAGGCTTTCTGGAAGTCCCAGAGCAGCTCCAGTGTATTTGTGGCGTGTGCACGTGAAATTACTCCGAGTGCACTATACGATGAGTTCTTCATTAGCTAAAAGCATCAACAACTTTACCGCCTCACTTGAGATGATATTGATCATAAACAGCATAACAGATAGCATTTATAAACTATCTGGATTGACTATCTTTACAAGTGCTATATGGATTTGGGAAAATTCAGACTTGGTGAACTTACACGATGATTTCGGAAGGATTTCGGAAAATTTTTCCGTACATAGACTCCGACTATATAATTCAATCaaggtttccagttcagttctttTAACAGGACATATAATTGGAGATTTGGATTACTCAGCCCCTCAGCATGGAGTGTGCAAACACAAATTGGGAATAGTATATGTACATGTTGCAAATCGTCATGCATTTCTGGGGGCAACTCTTCTGGCTCATGTGCTAGGTCACAGTCTGGGTTTAGACCATGATCAACCGGGCTGTGTTTGTTTCAGAAGAAGCAGTTGTGTCATGAACGAATTTCCCTCTCTTATGGATATGATGAGCAATTGTTCCCAAGCTGGGATACATGATAGGATCCATGGATGGGACGAATGCCTGAGTTTCGATCGTCAGCAGTATGACAACTTTAAATACATAGTTCCTCGGTGTGGAGATAAGAGGGTGGATGAAAATGAGCAGTGTGACTGTGGCTCCTTTAAAGAGTGTTTCCTTAACAAGTGTTGCGGCATCAATTGTGAGTTTTCTCAGGACAGTGATTGCGATACAGGAGGTTGCTGTAGGGACTGTTTATTTATAACTGCTGGATCTGTGTGCAGACACAAACTTGGTATTTGTGATCTGCCAGAATACTGTGATGGGACCTCAGAGAAGTGCCCAGAAGATATGCACATCCAGGATGGAACTCCTTGCTCACCACTAGCAGTTTGCATGTCAGGAAACTGCAGTGATCGCAATATGCAGTGTCAAGCTCTTTTTGGATATGAAGTAAAGGATGCTTCGCCAATATGCTATAAAGAATTAAATCCCAAAGGTGACCGATTTGGAAACTGTGGGATGAAGTTACAAAGAGGAGGAAGCCAACCTCTCGCATGTCAAGACGACGGTATTTTTTGTGGACTGCTGCATTGTGATGGTGTCATTCGTATTCCTGGTGGAGGTGAGCACACTACATTTCATCACATAAAGGTACAAGGTATTAAAGAAGAACAGTGCTTTGGGTATGATGCACACCATGGGACAGAAATTCCATACATGGGGCTTGTAGTGGATGGTGCAACCTGTGGCCCAGGGAAATACTGTAAACAACAATCCTGTGTTTTTCATcaacatttgaattttaaatgcaACGTCAGCCATTGTAATTTCAGAGGGGTATGTAACAACAAAGGCAATTGTCACTGTGTGCAAGGCTGGCAACCACCATATTGTGAAAAGAAAGGACAAGGTGGTAGTACAGACAGTGGCCCTACGACTTTGACTAAGGATATGTTTCGAGCCAAAATACGTGTGCATATAAACAAGGTACTACTTGTTTTATTTACTCGTATTGCTCTTATCTTGGTTTCACTTATTTTGGGTGCATTTACAAAAGCAATAATGATTGTAGACCTCAGACATGAACATTCTATGATAAGATAG